One region of Drosophila kikkawai strain 14028-0561.14 chromosome 2R, DkikHiC1v2, whole genome shotgun sequence genomic DNA includes:
- the LOC108078194 gene encoding protein regulator of cytokinesis 1-like, with product MTTLRTNSLKSQILDMTCEHVKQLHGLWVQMFPPETCEAHLQRLKEHVNDFYVDLLSESCEKQQTIQNDIASLREQASDLRSILHEALEQDDWPGDVPLVIFQLKLEKSIEQLRKKLSRRRADICELLLQQEQLCQELGELPLPLPDDPLPLPKEIEAFRDHLEQLRDLREQRIQQVDQLRLSIMEDMKLLECLPLTDSEQRLLNQVNLCLLPDDLEQLRQMQKDFADQMQELRERIDDMREKIYILWDQIQDTDEKAMKRVRESTGYTQYTHDVLQEELQRCQGIRRQKMKTFIEQLRQEIKELWDLTLKSSQERKRFYHNDWYPDLLELHELELDDLQTFYNKNKEIFKLYKSRTALWERMLALDAKANAPNRFNNRGAQLLKEEKERRAITSKLSQIEQQITALVLAYETRENTPFLVHGENILKRMADDWEQHRQTKQNSFRKKAPILDDKSASGTLRNMSALSSSTRSLHKSSSQQPSNKLPNPSDKKTLTKTPSCLKSLKPYPAIRSTSQRLLMPSQKPNQLRALKSPLKRVLVNALPNTKKLNTKSAIATPHQNENLEPEVNYKEFQAAIRR from the coding sequence ATGACTACTCTCAGAACCAACTCGCTGAAATCGCAGATCCTGGATATGACCTGCGAGCATGTAAAACAGCTGCATGGGCTGTGGGTGCAAATGTTTCCACCCGAGACCTGCGAGGCCCACCTGCAAAGGCTCAAGGAGCACGTCAACGATTTTTATGTCGATTTGCTAAGCGAGTCGTGTGAGAAGCAGCAGACCATCCAGAACGATATTGCCAGTCTTCGGGAACAGGCCAGCGACCTTAGGAGTATACTCCACGAGGCATTGGAACAAGACGATTGGCCGGGTGACGTACCTCTGGTCATCTTTCAGCTGAAACTGGAAAAGAGCATAGAGCAACTGCGTAAAAAGCTTAGCAGGCGTCGGGCGGATATCTGTGAGCTGCTCCTTCAGCAGGAACAGCTCTGTCAGGAGCTGGGTGAGCTGCCACTTCCACTCCCAGATGATCCACTGCCCCTACCGAAGGAAATAGAAGCCTTTCGGGACCACCTCGAGCAGCTGCGTGACCTGCGAGAGCAACGCATACAACAGGTAGACCAGCTGCGCCTGAGTATTATGGAAGATATGAAGCTACTGGAGTGCTTACCGTTGACAGACTCTGAGCAACGACTGCTGAACCAGGTCAATCTTTGCCTTCTACCCGATGACTTAGAGCAGCTGCGACAAATGCAGAAGGACTTTGCCGACCAGATGCAGGAGCTGCGCGAGCGCATCGATGACATGCGCGAAAAGATTTACATTTTATGGGATCAAATTCAGGACACCGATGAAAAGGCCATGAAGCGGGTACGAGAATCGACGGGCTATACACAGTACACCCACGATGTTCTCCAGGAGGAGCTGCAGCGCTGCCAGGGTATCCGAAGGCAGAAGATGAAGACATTTATCGAACAGCTGCGCCAGGAGATAAAGGAGTTGTGGGATCTCACCCTGAAAAGCTCTCAGGAGCGCAAACGATTCTACCACAACGACTGGTACCCGGACCTGCTGGAGCTACATGAGTTGGAGCTCGACGATCTCCAGACCTTCTACAACAAGAACAAAGAGATCTTCAAGCTGTATAAATCCCGGACAGCGCTTTGGGAGCGCATGCTGGCACTTGACGCCAAAGCCAACGCCCCCAATCGCTTCAACAATCGCGGCGCCCAACTGCTAAAAGAGGAAAAGGAGCGCAGGGCCATTACATCCAAGCTATCGCAGATCGAGCAGCAAATCACAGCTCTGGTGCTGGCTTACGAGACCCGTGAGAACACTCCGTTCCTAGTGCACGgcgaaaacattttaaagcgCATGGCCGACGACTGGGAGCAGCATCGCCAGACTAAGCAGAACAGCTTCCGCAAGAAGGCACCAATCTTGGACGACAAGAGTGCTTCGGGCACACTTCGCAATATGTCTGCCTTGTCAAGCTCCACAAGGTCGTTGCACAAGTCATCCTCGCAACAGCCTTCGAACAAGCTCCCAAATCCATCGGACAAAAAGACGCTTACAAAGACGCCGAGCTGCCTGAAGTCTCTGAAACCATATCCAGCTATTCGCAGCACCAGCCAACGCCTGCTGATGCCTAGTCAGAAACCGAACCAGTTAAGAGCCTTAAAGTCTCCTCTGAAAAGAGTCCTAGTCAATGCTTTGCCAAACACCAAAAAGCTGAATACAAAATCCGCAATCGCCACTCCCCACCAAAACGAGAACTTAGAGCCCGAGGTGAACTACAAGGAATTCCAAGCAGCCATTCGAAGATGA
- the LRR gene encoding serine-rich adhesin for platelets isoform X5 translates to MGLMRALCCCFGGQTTKVSGSSPAYRECPDEEPVEELQEELQTEDPSNRNEIEQSLAAAISDRATDEVLEALTRYRRGMGIAESPSVLLDEPQTPDIVRSRSSHDADGLIIRPGGRGSILPKLGLESPTKLEYLNLATPHLPTKRRSLAKKVRPQSVVENLSLGHFPDLLESPSSHRSTSQLSTRGAAGAAAVAAASNMTDSLAVMDDGGVDECCDSITELPSASFQLQHLVKGRPKRAKTRAPTRPLVSAECSAGGSREIGEGLEHFFRPGSVTPTTLTPLVSPTSEECSSLSFVDSPTMSRDGNGHMTSEETTPILEERRPIKLERQSPLLKSASWATRSRSTDNLEKYSPLVGRKSPLVKMRTEGGAGSGAAAGTGAEEAANSNLLRATGREDKMRSPSSDSIKSHATGEGSVIVKTGNGILRTPIVLQKPRPWSVVGSEPKSGELITGNSNGNGNADSTKTTPDKLEEDDVEIVTFGTSSGGSIVGITPGIAIGGGGGGGSIVGITPGAALEKKSVRELAAGLNRLELPLKPPVMPRTLLNAANARTSTTSTGSSHGGPVTASTTTSTSSTTVLNQSQTRSRMVSETVTEQSSSSSSSSSSHEQRHAMACASLISNEILSMRNGQLGTKSGSCAESGGVKRIAGKEISTLFEETLVEELQQSMATRRIFRDSAYTKEDVVDL, encoded by the exons ATGGGTCTGATGCGCGCTTTGTGCTGCTGCTTCGGTGGCCAGACCACCAAGGTTTCGGGCAGCAGTCCCGCCTACAGAGAGTGCCCCGATGAGGAGCCAGtggaggagctgcaggagGAGCTCCAAACAGAGGATCCTTCTAACAGAAA TGAGATTGAACAATCCCTGGCGGCCGCCATCTCGGACCGGGCCACGGATGAGGTGCTGGAGGCTTTGACCCGCTATCGCCGTGGCATGGGCATCGCCGAGTCGCCATCGGTGCTGCTGGACGAGCCGCAGACGCCAGATATTGTGCGCAGTCGCTCCAGTCAT GATGCGGATGGATTGATCATACGGCCGGGGGGACGAGGCTCGATATTGCCCAAACTGGGCCTGGAATCGCCCACT aaattggaATATCTGAACCTT GCCACGCCACATCTTCCCACCAAACGGCGCAGCCTTGCTAAGAAGGTTCGTCCCCAGTCCGTCGTGGAGAATCTCAGTTTGGGCCACTTCCCCGACCTCCTGGAGTCGCCCTCTTCGCACCGCTCCACCTCCCAATTGTCCACCCGCGGGGCTGCTGGAGCCGCTGCTGTGGCCGCGGCCTCCAACATGACCGACAGCCTGGCTGTAATGGATGATGGCGGCGTTGACGAGTGCTGCGACTCCATAACCGAGCTGCCCAGCGCCTCTTTTCAGCTGCAGCATTTGGTCAAGGGTCGACCGAAGCGGGCCAAGACGCGGGCACCCACACGACCGCTGGTCAGTGCCGAGTGCAGTGCCGGAGGCAGCCGCGAGATCGGCGAGGGGCTAGAGCACTTCTTTCGGCCAGGCTCGGTGACACCCACCACGCTCACCCCGCTCGTTTCGCCCACGTCGGAGGAGTGCAGCTCGCTGTCCTTTGTCGACAGTCCCACGATGAGCCGCGATGGCAACGGTCACATGACCTCCGAGGAGACGACGCCCATTCTGGAGGAGCGccgaccaattaaattggagCGCCAGTCGCCACTGCTCAAAA GTGCCTCCTGGGCTACTCGCTCCCGGTCCACAGACAACCTGGAAAAGTATTCGCCTTTAGTGGGTCGCAAGTCACCATTGGTAAAGATGCGCACTGAGGGCGGGGCTGGTTcgggagcagcagctggaacCGGAGCAGAGGAGGCAGCCAACAGCAATCTCCTGAGGGCGACTGGTCGCGAGGATAAAATGCGCTCTCCCAGCAGCGACTCGATCAAGAGCCATGCCACCGGCGAGGGCAGCGTGATTGTGAAGACCGGAAACGGTATCCTGCGAACGCCGATTGTGCTGCAGAAACCCCGACCGTGGTCAGTGGTGGGCAGCGAGCCGAAGAGCGGGGAACTGATCACGGGCAACAGcaatggcaacggcaacgCGGACTCCACCAAGACAACGCCTGACAAACTGGAAGAAG ATGACGTTGAGATCGTGACCTTTGGAACTAGCAGCGGTGGCTCGATCGTGGGCATTACGCCGGGTATTGCTATAGGCGGTGGCGGAGGCGGTGGCAGCATTGTGGGCATTACACCTG GAGCTGCCCTGGAAAAGAAGTCCGTGCGAGAGCTGGCAGCGGGACTCAACAGATTGG AACTCCCCCTCAAACCGCCCGTTATGCCCAGAACCCTTCTGAACGCAGCAAATGCGCGCACGAGCACCACCTCCACGGGCTCCTCCCACGGGGGGCCAGTCACTGCATCCACGACAACCAGCACATCATCCACCACAGTATTAAACCAGAGCCAGACGCGCTCGAGGATGGTGAGCGAGACCGTCACggagcagagcagcagcagtagcagctcCTCCAGCAGCCACGAGCAGCGGCATGCCATGGCCTGTGCGAGTCTGATCAGCAACGAGATCCTGAGCATGCGCAACGGCCAGTTGGGCACCAAGTCTGGCAGCTGCGCGGAGAGCGGCGGCGTCAAGCGGATCGCCGGCAAGGAGATATCCACACTATTCGAG GAGACATTAGTTGAAGAACTGCAGCAGAGCATGGCGACCAGACGCATATTTAGAGACTCGGCCTACACCAAGGAGGATGTCGTTGATTTATAA
- the U2A gene encoding probable U2 small nuclear ribonucleoprotein A': protein MVKLTPELINQSMQYINPCRERELDLRGYKIPQIENLGATLDQFDTIDLSDNDLRKLDNLPHLPRLKCLLLNNNRILRISEGLEEVVPNLSSIILTGNNLQELSDLEPLAAFTKLETICLLINPVSTKPNYREYMAYKFPQLRLLDFRKIKQKDRAAAQEFFRTKQGKDMLKEVSRKSKLSAAAALAAEASNGKGRGDGGRLANPEDMQRIREAIKRASSLAEVERLSQILQSGQLPEKFQHEQEVGQNGAAHNGSGPVAVAMEY from the coding sequence ATGGTTAAGCTAACGCCGGAATTGATCAACCAGTCGATGCAGTACATAAACCCGTGTCGGGAGCGCGAGCTGGATTTGCGCGGCTACAAGATCCCACAGATAGAGAACCTGGGTGCCACACTGGATCAGTTCGACACGATCGATCTGTCTGACAACGATCTCCGCAAGCTGGACAACCTGCCGCATCTGCCGCGCCTCAAGTGCCTGCTGCTGAACAACAACCGCATTCTGCGGATCAGCGAGGGTCTGGAGGAGGTCGTGCCCAACCTGAGCTCCATCATCCTGACGGGCAACAACCTGCAAGAGCTGAGCGACCTGGAGCCGCTGGCGGCGTTCACCAAGCTGGAGACCATATGCCTGCTCATAAATCCGGTGTCCACAAAGCCCAACTACCGCGAGTACATGGCCTACAAGTTCCCACAGTTGCGGCTACTCGACTTCCGGAAGATCAAGCAGAAGGACCGGGCGGCGGCCCAGGAGTTTTTCCGCACCAAGCAGGGCAAGGACATGCTGAAGGAGGTCAGCCGGAAGTCAAAGCTgagcgccgccgccgccctgGCCGCAGAGGCGAGCAACGGCAAGGGCAGAGGGGATGGCGGGCGATTGGCCAATCCGGAAGACATGCAACGCATCCGCGAGGCGATCAAGCGCGCCAGCTCACTGGCAGAGGTCGAGCGGCTGTCGCAGATCCTGCAGAGCGGCCAGCTACCGGAGAAGTTCCAGCACGAGCAGGAGGTGGGGCAGAATGGAGCCGCTCACAACGGCTCCGGACCCGTGGCTGTGGCCATGGAGTACTAG
- the LOC108078452 gene encoding GEL complex subunit OPTI — MATKTSTVERTANGAAKSSSLREICARAITKSEWEDKEEFLDVIYWSRQVFGIILGVIWGIVPLKGFLGLVLFAGISCGIVYLYAINFQNVDEDAYGGVWELVKEGFMTSFAGFLVTWIIFYTGLHYDTIMAAKAS, encoded by the exons ATGGCCACCAAGACGAGCACGGTAGAACGCACCGCCAACGGAGCAGCCAAGTCATCCAGTCTGCGAGAAATTTGCGCGCGCGCCATCACAAAATCGGAGTGGGAGGACAAG GAGGAGTTTCTGGACGTCATCTACTGGTCCCGCCAGGTATTTGGCATTATCCTGGGCGTAATCTGGGGCATTGTTCCGCTGAAAGGCTTCCTGGGCCTCGTACT CTTCGCCGGCATCAGCTGCGGTATTGTCTATCTGTACGCCATCAACTTCCAGAATGTCGATGAGGACGCCTACGGCGGGGTTTGGGAGCTGGTAAAGGAGGGCTTTATGACCTCGTTCGCCGGCTTCCTGGTGACGTGGATCATCTTCTACACGGGCCTGCACTACGACACTATAATGGCGGCGAAGGCCTCATAA
- the LOC108078406 gene encoding mitochondrial import inner membrane translocase subunit TIM50-C, which produces MAPPATVIQMLRSLSTPRVLTTIHYHGALGNHHQLQRRSTSTSPSIPSPRFSLAPVLHTVRSYSSSSKQESASGEAGAEASPGPTVTNANAPLLAKLFPQTSPEVDRGGEEERKKREDEEAKENERAWKRMKLGFAIFGGGGLAAGLWAVYEFGKPQVDENGQTIEDELSEKPLVQQYIQRMWKSMYYYQKMIQEPSRDKLLPDPLKPPYIQPRYTLVLEMKDVLVHPDWTYHTGWRFKKRPGVDHFLAECAKEFEIVVFTAEQGMTVFPILDALDPNGYIMYRLVRDATHFVDGHHVKNLDNLNRDLSKVIVIDWDANSTKMHPDNTFGISRWHGNDDDGQLLDLISFLKLIAQSNVDDVREVLHYYRQFDDPISQFRENQRKLAEQMEEAERIEQTKAKPMVKQWSRNILGR; this is translated from the coding sequence ATGGCGCCTCCGGCCACAGTCATCCAGATGCTGCGCAGCCTGAGCACGCCGCGAGTCCTCACAACCATCCATTACCACGGTGCATTGGGTAATCATCACCAGCTGCAGCGCCGTTCAACATCCACATCGCCGTCAATTCCTTCTCCGCGGTTTTCGCTGGCTCCGGTGCTCCACACAGTTCGCAGCTATAGCTCGAGCAGCAAGCAGGAATCCGCTTCCGGCGAAGCAGGAGCGGAGGCATCCCCCGGACCGACAGTGACCAATGCCAATGCTCCGCTGCTGGCCAAGCTGTTTCCACAGACCTCCCCCGAGGTGGACCGCGGTGGCGAGGAAGAGCGCAAGAAGCGCGAAGACGAGGAAGCCAAGGAGAATGAGCGGGCCTGGAAGCGCATGAAGTTGGGCTTCGCTAtcttcggcggcggcggcttggCCGCCGGTCTATGGGCCGTCTACGAGTTCGGCAAGCCCCAGGTGGACGAGAATGGACAGACCATCGAGGATGAGTTATCGGAGAAACCACTGGTGCAACAGTATATCCAGCGCATGTGGAAGAGCATGTACTACTACCAGAAGATGATCCAGGAGCCGTCGCGGGACAAACTCCTGCCCGATCCGCTCAAGCCCCCATATATTCAGCCGCGCTACACGCTTGTCCTGGAGATGAAGGACGTTCTGGTGCATCCGGACTGGACCTACCACACGGGGTGGCGCTTCAAGAAGCGACCCGGTGTCGATCACTTCCTGGCAGAGTGCGCCAAGGAGTTTGAGATCGTTGTATTCACCGCCGAGCAGGGCATGACCGTGTTCCCCATTCTCGACGCCTTGGACCCCAATGGATACATCATGTACCGCCTGGTCAGGGATGCCACACACTTTGTGGACGGCCATCATGTTAAGAACTTGGACAACCTGAACCGGGACTTGAGCAAGGTGATCGTCATTGACTGGGATGCTAATTCCACCAAAATGCACCCGGACAACACATTCGGCATTTCCCGCTGGCACGGCAACGATGACGACGGCCAACTGCTGGACCTAATTTCCTTCCTCAAGCTGATTGCCCAGAGCAACGTGGACGATGTGCGTGAGGTGCTGCACTACTATCGCCAATTCGACGACCCCATCAGCCAGTTCAGGGAGAATCAGCGCAAGTTGGCCGAGCAAATGGAGGAGGCGGAACGCATCGAACAGACCAAGGCCAAGCCGATGGTCAAGCAGTGGTCGCGCAACATTCTGGGGCGCTAG
- the mRpL52 gene encoding large ribosomal subunit protein mL52 — MLKITKLCLASSASATAQRNIAISASRCIDQKWRADKGLPENPNAFGPLTNMPDYTFLDGRTTPLGSNQKRRLLKQQEIASKIVELTGELEFAKQRHERLKAQAAAEKQRIIQNKLKPKGHLLLKQK; from the exons atgctGAAAATAACGAAACTCTGCCTGGCCAGCAGTGCCTCGGCCACAG CACAGCGTAATATCGCGATTTCTGCCTCACGCTGCATCGATCAGAAATGGCGTGCGGACAAGGGATTGCCGGAAAACCCGAATGCTTTTGGCCCGCTCACCAACATGCCTGATTACACGTTCCTGGACGGCAGAACCACGCCCCTGGGG TCCAACCAGAAGAGACGCCTGCTGAAGCAGCAAGAGATCGCCTCCAAGATCGTGGAGCTTACTGGGGAGCTGGAGTTCGCCAAGCAGCGGCACGAGCGTCTTAAGGCACAGGCCGCAGCCGAGAAGCAGCGCATAATCCAAAACAAACTGAAGCCCAAGGGTCACCTGCTGCTCAAGCAGAAGTAG
- the LOC108078045 gene encoding uncharacterized protein, translating into MESHRDKTTAHRRDFRSPLRSNLKLKSQQPRMRKNPDDTYDTLDGVNERELAGRRKCRCVSSGLASQPGASVGSARKQIFTFGCEYGDGCVYKGRVLRNTAHRTRQTFKATTANGQANSQRIIPAPFPLTDFTNYNQLKPQHKHTMDLKQLYSWVCLLVSIIICKVSQTAAKPTYYDLDSYEAYDTDRYDSGGSYALTYGKPLTENRLKKLNPGYYYVDDGYIAPVSASAGTSTRREDPSPQSGGALPYNVKFTPIVRVRQTKTKRKKLFVPNFFG; encoded by the exons ATGGAATCCCATAGAGATAAGACAACAGCCCACCGCAGAGATTTTCGATCCCCGCTCCGATCCAACTTGAAATTAAAGTCACAGCAGCCGCGCATGCGCAAAAACCCAGACGACACATACGACACATTGGATGGCGTCAACGAAAGAGAGTTGGCGGGACGTCGAAAATGTCGCTGCGTTTCCTCCGGACTTGCGTCACAGCCCGGAGCATCCGTCGGCTCGGCCCGAAAGCAAATTTTCACATTTGGGTGCGAATATGGCGACGGGTGCGTATATAAAGGAAGGGTTCTTCGCAACACAGCACACAGAACTCGCCAGACGTTCAAAGCAACCACAGCAAACGGTCAAGCCAACAGCCAAAGGATAATACCTGCACCTTTCCCCTTAACGgattttacaaattataacCAGTTAAAACcgcaacacaaacacacaatgGATCTGAAG CAATTGTACTCGTGGGTCTGCCTGCTGGTCAGCATTATTATCTGCAAAGTGTCCCAGACAGCGGCCAAGCCCACCTACTATGACCTGGATAGCTACGAGGCCTACGATACCGATCGCTACGACAGCGGCGGATCGTACGCCTTGACTTACGGGAAACCCCTGACAGAGAACCGCCTGAAGAAGCTGAACCCGGGCTACTACTATGTGGACGATGGTTACATCGCACCCGTCTCAGCCAGCGCCGGAACCAGCACCCGCCGCGAGGATCCCAGCCCACAGAGCGGCGGCGCCCTGCCCTACAACGTCAAGTTCACTCCCATCGTTCGCGTCCGACAGACCAAGACCAAGCGCAAGAAGCTGTTCGTGCCCAACTTCTTTGGCTAG
- the DCTN4-p62 gene encoding dynactin subunit 4: MSFMQPSPVKYACSCGILNPINKLFFCRHCPKLRCGYCVTHEIESHFCSNCLENIPSTEARHKKNCCANCFDCPCCQHTLSARATTVPVVRKSEESKDAKKPEDESGDSPAAASTPPTPASSKPSAVPTTKKMYYLSCLSCRWTSRDAGIPDQGVATGTWPDNECLYQARFNSLVEYFQAVVLQEKQEKMEFMRRKTPKQHKFPSLTDRTGLTVSLIRRQMGWNDKTIPKAKAVITPAEATAEVEELPADIFTEPLNLRNVTTIAQRHSQPADQPTAVSSLYPQRRTLWIKRSLRCRQCEHNLIKPEYHPTSIKYRIQLFASCHVPEVVMVRCEQSLASGKSNAILLKFTNPTMYDMTIRLLTTAPTEDAEPAAEGSRIKEEPVSSSPHLRAAGITLSRQNSTREVKREVTDVSNAEIVPLESEFVLSQRDDSKEFDEYVQLPTEEPKFIVWRKGNKVLIRLQFTPAEELPANTDVVLGFAMQYTYVNTVTNAPEKKEPTTHALYSRVFINAGATEQKAN; this comes from the coding sequence ATGAGCTTCATGCAACCGAGTCCCGTGAAGTACGCGTGCTCCTGCGGCATCCTGAACCCGATCAACAAGCTCTTCTTCTGTCGCCACTGCCCGAAGCTCCGCTGCGGCTACTGTGTGACACACGAAATCGAGTCCCACTTCTGCTCCAATTGCCTGGAAAACATCCCGTCCACGGAGGCGCGGCACAAGAAGAACTGCTGTGCCAACTGCTTCGACTGTCCCTGCTGCCAGCACACGCTCTCGGCCAGGGCCACTACGGTGCCGGTGGTGCGCAAGTCCGAGGAATCGAAGGACGCCAAGAAACCTGAAGATGAGAGCGGAGACTCACCTGCGGCAGCATCTACGCCGCCCACCCCGGCGAGCAGCAAGCCCTCGGCGGTGCCCACCACCAAGAAGATGTACTACCTGTCGTGCCTGTCCTGCCGCTGGACCTCGCGGGACGCTGGCATTCCAGACCAGGGCGTGGCCACGGGCACCTGGCCAGACAACGAATGCCTGTATCAGGCGCGCTTCAACTCCTTGGTGGAGTACTTCCAGGCGGTGGTGCTGCAGGAGAAACAGGAGAAAATGGAGTTTATGCGGCGCAAGACCCCCAAGCAGCACAAGTTCCCCAGCCTCACTGACCGCACTGGTCTGACGGTGTCCCTCATTCGGCGTCAGATGGGTTGGAACGATAAGACCATTCCGAAGGCTAAGGCTGTGATCACGCCGGCAGAAGCCACGGCCGAGGTGGAGGAGTTGCCGGCCGACATCTTCACTGAGCCGCTGAATCTACGGAACGTAACGACGATCGCTCAGCGCCACAGCCAGCCGGCAGATCAGCCGACGGCCGTGAGCAGCCTGTACCCGCAGCGACGAACGCTGTGGATCAAGCGGTCGCTCCGCTGCCGCCAGTGTGAGCACAACCTTATCAAGCCGGAGTACCATCCCACGTCGATCAAGTACCGCATTCAGCTCTTCGCCAGCTGTCATGTGCCTGAGGTGGTAATGGTGCGCTGCGAGCAGTCGTTGGCGTCCGGCAAGAGCAACGCCATCCTGCTGAAGTTCACCAATCCGACTATGTACGACATGACTATTCGACTTTTGACCACAGCTCCGACCGAGGATGCCGAACCCGCTGCCGAGGGCAGCCGCATCAAAGAGGAGCCCGTCTCCTCGTCCCCACATCTTAGAGCTGCGGGCATCACCCTGTCGAGGCAAAATTCCACCCGGGAGGTGAAGCGCGAAGTGACGGATGTGTCCAATGCTGAGATTGTGCCTTTGGAAAGCGAGTTTGTGCTCAGCCAGCGCGACGACTCCAAAGAATTCGACGAGTACGTGCAGCTGCCCACGGAGGAGCCCAAGTTCATCGTGTGGCGCAAGGGCAACAAGGTGCTCATCCGGCTCCAGTTCACTCCGGCCGAGGAGCTGCCTGCCAACACAGACGTGGTGCTGGGCTTCGCCATGCAGTACACGTACGTCAACACAGTGACCAATGCCCCCGAGAAGAAGGAGCCTACCACTCACGCACTCTACTCGAGGGTGTTCATTAATGCGGGCGCTACTGAGCAGAAGGCCAACTGA
- the LOC108078385 gene encoding retinol dehydrogenase 13-like has translation MCIFIDCLLSPIIIWPAIIGAAIYFLKGYMQGGQFTKQTDETGKVFIVTGSNTGIGKETVLEIAKRGGTVYMACRDLSRCDKARDEIIRETNNQNVFSRQLDLSSLDSVRKFVAGFKKEQQKLDVLINNAGVMRCPKMLTKDGFEMQLGVNHMGHFLLTNLLLDVLKKSAPSRIVVVSSLAHTRGSINVHDLNSEKSYDEGSAYSQSKLANVLFTRELAKRLAGTGVTVNSLHPGVVDTELGRNWAFFQTNFVQYFLKPMVWPLLKTPKSGAQTSIYAALDPELKEVTGLYFSDCKPKEVAPAAKDEKFGKFLWEESEKWTGLATPKVDKTSE, from the exons ATGTGCATTTTCATCGACTGTTTGCTGAGCCCGATAATTATCTGGCCGGCTATTATTGGCGCGGCTATCTATTTCTTGAA GGGATACATGCAAGGCGGCCAGTTCACCAAGCAGACCGATGAAACCGGAAAAGTATTCATCGTCACGGGATCCAACACAGGAATCGGCAAGGAGACGGTCCTGGAGATAGCGAAACGCGGAGGAACAGTCTACATGGCATGCAGGGATCTAAGTCGGTGTGACAAGGCCCGTGATGAGATTATCAGGGAGACCAACAACCAGAACGTCTTCTCTCGCCAGTTGGATTTGTCTTCCTTGGACTCTGTTCGAAAATTCGTTGCTGG CTTCAAGAAAGAGCAGCAGAAGCTCGATGTCCTGATCAATAATGCCGGAGTTATGCGCTGCCCGAAGATGCTGACCAAGGACGGTTTCGAAATGCAGTTGGGGGTCAACCACATGGGCCACTTCCTGCTGACCAACCTGTTGCTGGACGTGCTCAAG AAATCGGCTCCCAGTCGTATTGTCGTCGTCTCCAGTCTGGCGCATACCCGAGGCTCCATCAACGTGCACGACTTGAACAGCGAAAAGTCCTATGATGAGGGTTCAGCCTATAGCCAGAGCAAGCTGGCCAATGTGCTGTTCACCCGGGAATTGGCCAAGCGCTTGGCGGGCACAGGAGTCACGGTGAACTCCCTGCATCCAGGTGTTGTGGACACCGAGTTGGGGAGGAATTGGGCCTTCTTCCAGACGAACTTTGTGCA GTACTTTTTAAAGCCAATGGTTTGGCCGCTCTTGAAGACACCGAAGAGTGGGGCACAGACCTCGATTTATGCAGCACTTGATCCTGAACTCAAGGAGGTCACCGGTCTCTACTTCAGCGATTGCAAACCCAAGGAGGTGGCTCCAGCTGCCAAGGACGAAAAGTTTGGAAAGTTCCTGTGGGAGGAGAGCGAGAAGTGGACAGGTTTGGCCACCCCCAAAGTGGATAAGACGTCCGAGTAG